One part of the Sporosarcina ureae genome encodes these proteins:
- a CDS encoding ABC transporter ATP-binding protein, translated as MELFNLKHVSFSFPTTDQQVLSDVTLSVNEGEFLVIGGASGSGKTTLLKLLKRELTPVGKLEGDILYKNKPISEWEERQMVEQVGYVFQDPDNQIIMDEVMQEIVFGLENLGCSTFEMRKRVAEMVHFFGVEGLLNAKPSELSGGQKQLLNLLSVLLMKPRVLLLDEPTSQLDPVAAKELVLMLERLNKEAGMTIVLVEHRLEELYAVADRVVLMESGKIRYEGNSRQVIGNLYAEEASQFFPYVPAFARLYMEFEENPVVSAIPLTVKECKQWIGREERQIVPVELQSILSKKQIILEMDDVFFQYQKKAPFILKSFTLRIQKGQFFAMVGGNGSGKTTALRAGLGSIKPQRGKVRLLGQDMKKMKDSEWLGKIAYLPQNPRTYFVQQTIEEEMQTIGERLKLSDTKERMNRLLESFGISHLRARHPYDCSGGEVQKAALACILMGEPEMLFIDEPTKGMDPVSKRHLGELLYGLQQDGLTIFMVTHDIGFAASYAERCAMMFDGEIAADGTPDELFKGNYFYTTAINRATRETRRPEVLTYEEAAATWGVRESTY; from the coding sequence ATGGAATTATTCAATTTGAAGCACGTCTCGTTTTCTTTTCCTACTACAGATCAGCAAGTGCTATCGGACGTTACACTTTCCGTTAATGAAGGGGAATTCCTCGTTATTGGCGGTGCTAGTGGCAGTGGCAAGACGACTTTATTGAAACTGCTGAAGAGGGAATTGACGCCTGTCGGGAAGCTCGAAGGTGATATTTTGTATAAAAATAAACCGATCAGCGAGTGGGAAGAGAGGCAGATGGTCGAACAAGTAGGCTATGTGTTCCAAGATCCGGACAATCAAATCATCATGGATGAAGTGATGCAGGAGATTGTCTTTGGGCTAGAAAATTTAGGGTGTTCAACGTTTGAAATGCGCAAGCGTGTAGCGGAAATGGTGCATTTTTTCGGAGTAGAGGGCTTGTTGAATGCAAAACCTTCCGAGTTGTCTGGTGGCCAGAAGCAATTATTGAATCTATTATCCGTACTGCTCATGAAGCCTCGTGTACTATTACTCGATGAACCGACATCACAACTTGATCCGGTGGCAGCAAAAGAATTAGTGCTGATGCTGGAACGATTGAATAAAGAAGCTGGTATGACAATCGTATTGGTGGAGCATCGTTTGGAAGAATTATATGCAGTGGCAGATCGTGTCGTTTTGATGGAATCAGGAAAGATTCGATATGAAGGGAATAGTCGACAAGTGATCGGTAATCTGTACGCAGAGGAAGCGTCGCAGTTCTTTCCGTATGTACCTGCTTTTGCACGGCTTTATATGGAATTTGAAGAAAATCCCGTTGTCTCTGCAATACCGCTTACGGTGAAAGAATGTAAACAGTGGATTGGCCGGGAAGAGCGGCAGATCGTGCCTGTTGAATTGCAATCTATCCTATCTAAGAAGCAAATAATACTTGAAATGGATGATGTGTTTTTCCAATATCAAAAGAAAGCGCCTTTTATCTTGAAGAGTTTTACGTTGCGCATCCAAAAAGGCCAGTTCTTTGCGATGGTCGGAGGAAATGGTAGCGGGAAGACGACTGCATTACGTGCAGGTCTTGGCAGTATTAAACCACAGCGAGGTAAGGTGCGTTTACTTGGGCAAGACATGAAGAAGATGAAGGATTCTGAGTGGCTTGGGAAAATTGCCTACTTACCGCAAAATCCGCGAACGTATTTTGTTCAGCAAACGATTGAAGAAGAGATGCAAACGATTGGGGAGCGCTTAAAGCTATCCGATACGAAAGAACGTATGAACCGTCTGCTTGAGTCGTTTGGGATTTCCCATTTACGTGCGCGTCATCCGTATGATTGTTCAGGTGGCGAAGTTCAGAAAGCGGCCCTTGCCTGTATTCTGATGGGTGAGCCTGAAATGTTGTTCATTGATGAGCCGACTAAGGGGATGGATCCAGTGTCTAAACGACATCTCGGCGAGTTATTATATGGGTTGCAGCAAGACGGACTGACTATTTTCATGGTGACACATGATATCGGCTTTGCAGCGAGTTATGCAGAGCGATGTGCGATGATGTTCGACGGTGAAATAGCAGCAGACGGTACACCAGATGAATTATTCAAAGGCAATTATTTCTACACGACGGCGATTAATCGAGCGACAAGGGAAACTAGGCGGCCGGAAGTGTTGACGTATGAGGAGGCTGCTGCCACATGGGGCGTTCGCGAAAGTACTTATTGA
- a CDS encoding ECF transporter S component: MGRSRKYLLIVSVILLALLVISIVFFHYKAYLLLSMIMIAAIMIPFFARFEWRDVGGREVVLLAMMAAIAAVGRVPFAGLPSIQPTSFIIIMAGLVFGAESGFIVGAVAAIVSNFFLGQGPWTPWQMYGWGMMGMTAGLLRNTSWMKTLWGKCTFGFIWGYIFGWIMNMWVIVGNIEALTWSYVVGIFVSSIYFDLAHAVSNVFFIVVFSASWMKILRRIQGKYGLLQEQPG, translated from the coding sequence ATGGGGCGTTCGCGAAAGTACTTATTGATAGTATCGGTCATATTATTGGCGTTACTCGTGATTTCAATTGTTTTCTTTCATTATAAAGCCTATCTTCTATTGAGTATGATTATGATTGCGGCGATTATGATACCTTTCTTTGCTCGTTTTGAGTGGCGGGATGTAGGGGGAAGGGAAGTCGTTTTACTAGCCATGATGGCAGCTATTGCAGCAGTCGGGCGCGTGCCATTTGCAGGACTTCCGAGTATCCAACCGACTTCATTTATTATCATTATGGCAGGATTGGTTTTTGGGGCGGAGTCGGGCTTTATCGTTGGAGCAGTGGCGGCGATTGTTTCGAATTTCTTCCTAGGACAAGGTCCATGGACGCCTTGGCAGATGTACGGATGGGGCATGATGGGGATGACAGCCGGATTATTGCGTAACACGTCATGGATGAAAACATTATGGGGGAAATGTACATTTGGTTTCATCTGGGGCTATATTTTCGGTTGGATCATGAATATGTGGGTGATTGTTGGAAATATCGAAGCGCTGACGTGGAGTTATGTCGTTGGAATCTTCGTTTCGAGTATCTACTTTGACTTGGCGCATGCTGTATCGAATGTATTTTTCATTGTAGTGTTTAGTGCCAGTTGGATGAAGATCTTGCGACGAATTCAGGGGAAGTATGGATTGTTGCAGGAACAGCCTGGATAG
- a CDS encoding response regulator transcription factor, protein MAEFTVLVADDDKEIRDGIEIYLKNEGYHVLKAEDGLEALALLQNNEIHLLILDIMMPNMDGITATFKIREMQNIPIIMLSAKAEDSDKIHGLSVGADDYVTKPFHPLELMARVKSHLRRYIRLGTYEGQKVIEVNGLVLNEEAKELTVDGTPVRLTPIEFKITELLMKHPGRVFSINEIYERVWNEQAYNAENIVAVHIRKIREKIEVDPKNPRYVKVVWGVGYKIEK, encoded by the coding sequence GTGGCGGAATTTACAGTGTTGGTCGCGGATGATGATAAGGAAATTCGTGATGGAATTGAGATTTATTTGAAAAATGAAGGATATCATGTGTTGAAGGCGGAAGATGGACTAGAGGCATTGGCGTTACTACAAAATAATGAAATTCATTTGTTGATATTGGATATTATGATGCCGAATATGGATGGGATAACGGCGACGTTCAAAATACGGGAAATGCAAAATATTCCGATCATCATGCTAAGTGCGAAAGCGGAAGACTCGGATAAGATTCACGGACTTTCGGTTGGCGCTGACGATTATGTCACGAAGCCGTTTCATCCATTGGAACTCATGGCACGCGTGAAATCGCATCTTCGCCGATATATACGGCTTGGGACGTATGAAGGACAGAAAGTGATTGAAGTCAATGGTCTCGTCTTAAATGAAGAGGCGAAGGAGTTGACGGTGGATGGGACACCGGTTCGGCTGACTCCTATTGAGTTCAAGATTACGGAACTTCTTATGAAACATCCAGGACGTGTGTTTTCGATCAATGAAATATATGAACGCGTATGGAATGAACAAGCGTATAACGCGGAAAATATAGTGGCGGTGCATATTCGGAAAATCCGGGAGAAGATTGAAGTAGATCCGAAAAATCCGCGTTACGTGAAGGTGGTGTGGGGTGTTGGCTATAAAATCGAGAAATAA
- a CDS encoding sensor histidine kinase, with the protein MLLALVKERNIKLDDIKKNFESDSYVKDKIRAEKAQKLERAINETQNYQETNIPIAYDLVNTETGERFTRGDVEVTSLFTEQFNDARGYFKADSAQFDNGYEYPMEEGISFSDEEIATISNPPQYFEGTIIIPSDAAVLGSLAEENDNFIRGKYMIYALWVIGALALVALFTVMKFRKEWVLESRFATMYSRWKIDVKVILLLLTGSILALYIQSAIYNAMYQLTSLRLGVIGNVIVSFVLLGILFTALLAFQATHLVEQYRKSGALERAFRESYSMQFIRDVRDVFSNRSIGIQLSLLLVIFFLAGIGFVGGFMDPALIVIYIFCVLFVAIPALFIFVRRAAYLNRILAATNDMAAGHLTQAIPVKGKSQLAKHAANLNNLREGVRVSINEQAKSERLKTELITNVSHDLRTPLTSIITYTDLLKDETLSSEDRAKYVGILDQKSQRLKTLIEDLFEVSKMASGNLEMVKQRVDLNQLMQQALAEHAEEFVKQDLHIRTILPDEPVFAMVDGQKWWRVLDNLLVNVWKYSLPGTRVYVNLQQVGSNARIILKNVARYELGDNTDELFERFKRGDESRQTEGSGLGLAIAQSIVELHGGRMEVEVDGDLFKVTIDIIGS; encoded by the coding sequence TTGCTGTTAGCGCTCGTCAAGGAGCGGAATATCAAGCTAGATGATATTAAGAAGAACTTTGAAAGCGATAGTTATGTAAAAGATAAAATTCGTGCGGAAAAAGCTCAAAAGCTAGAGCGCGCAATAAATGAAACGCAAAATTATCAAGAAACGAATATTCCAATCGCCTATGACCTAGTCAACACAGAAACAGGCGAACGGTTTACTAGAGGTGATGTCGAAGTGACGTCGCTGTTCACGGAACAATTCAACGATGCACGAGGTTATTTTAAAGCAGATTCAGCTCAGTTTGATAATGGATATGAATACCCAATGGAGGAAGGAATATCATTTTCCGACGAGGAGATTGCGACGATCAGCAATCCTCCGCAATATTTTGAAGGGACTATTATTATTCCATCAGATGCAGCTGTGTTAGGTTCGCTTGCGGAAGAAAACGATAACTTTATACGTGGGAAGTATATGATCTATGCGCTGTGGGTTATAGGAGCATTAGCGCTGGTGGCGTTGTTCACAGTTATGAAGTTCCGCAAAGAATGGGTGCTTGAGTCGCGATTCGCAACGATGTATAGTCGTTGGAAAATAGATGTGAAAGTAATCCTGTTGTTGCTGACGGGAAGTATATTGGCTCTTTATATACAATCGGCTATTTACAATGCAATGTATCAATTAACCAGTTTACGACTAGGTGTCATAGGGAACGTGATCGTTAGTTTTGTGCTATTGGGTATTCTATTTACTGCGTTACTGGCATTCCAAGCGACTCATCTAGTTGAACAATATCGGAAGTCCGGAGCACTAGAAAGAGCGTTTCGAGAAAGCTATAGTATGCAATTCATCCGTGATGTACGGGATGTATTCAGCAACCGGTCGATCGGTATCCAGCTGTCCTTACTACTCGTTATATTTTTCCTAGCCGGAATAGGGTTCGTAGGTGGGTTCATGGATCCGGCGCTCATTGTCATTTACATTTTTTGTGTACTGTTTGTTGCCATACCTGCCTTATTTATTTTTGTAAGAAGGGCAGCCTATTTGAATCGGATATTGGCTGCGACAAATGATATGGCGGCGGGTCACCTGACGCAGGCGATTCCGGTCAAGGGCAAGTCGCAACTTGCGAAACACGCAGCTAATTTGAATAATTTACGTGAAGGTGTGCGAGTCTCAATTAATGAGCAAGCAAAAAGTGAACGCTTGAAAACGGAATTGATCACGAATGTTAGTCATGATTTACGAACACCGCTTACTTCTATTATTACGTATACGGATTTATTGAAAGACGAAACGTTGTCGTCAGAAGACCGTGCGAAGTATGTCGGCATTCTAGATCAGAAATCACAGCGCTTGAAAACGCTTATTGAAGATTTATTTGAAGTCTCGAAAATGGCAAGTGGTAATTTGGAAATGGTCAAGCAACGTGTGGACTTGAATCAGTTGATGCAACAGGCATTGGCGGAACATGCGGAAGAGTTTGTTAAGCAAGATTTGCACATTCGAACTATTTTACCTGACGAACCGGTCTTTGCGATGGTAGACGGTCAAAAATGGTGGAGAGTGCTCGACAATCTGCTTGTCAATGTGTGGAAATATTCATTGCCAGGAACGAGAGTGTACGTCAATCTCCAGCAAGTTGGATCAAACGCACGCATTATCTTAAAAAACGTCGCTAGATATGAGCTGGGAGATAATACAGATGAGTTATTCGAGCGCTTTAAACGGGGCGATGAATCTAGACAAACGGAAGGTTCTGGTCTAGGATTGGCAATTGCGCAATCTATTGTCGAGCTACATGGAGGACGAATGGAAGTGGAAGTCGACGGAGATTTGTTCAAAGTAACGATTGATATCATCGGTAGTTAA
- a CDS encoding DinB family protein: MGALQQFSMARGFTLGLIKRADEHAWDAQPEGFSNTVQWNVGHIYSLTEDLLNRSMNDYPVDKLEWAEFFAPGTSPSTWPSSPPAKEELIVAMKGQGKRISQLSELQLTHRLNTPISIGKFITLETVDEVLQFLTWHEGMHAGLIDGLLKANK; encoded by the coding sequence ATGGGTGCATTGCAACAGTTTTCAATGGCAAGAGGGTTTACATTAGGCCTCATTAAACGAGCGGATGAACATGCGTGGGACGCTCAACCTGAAGGCTTTTCTAATACCGTTCAATGGAATGTAGGACATATTTATTCATTGACTGAGGATCTTCTTAACCGTTCAATGAATGACTACCCAGTCGATAAGTTGGAATGGGCAGAGTTTTTTGCGCCAGGAACGAGTCCATCTACTTGGCCAAGCAGTCCTCCAGCAAAAGAGGAGTTAATCGTTGCGATGAAAGGTCAAGGCAAGCGGATTTCGCAACTGAGCGAACTACAGCTAACGCATCGATTGAACACACCCATTTCTATCGGCAAGTTCATTACGTTGGAAACCGTCGATGAAGTTCTGCAGTTTCTAACATGGCATGAAGGTATGCATGCCGGTTTGATTGATGGCCTACTTAAGGCAAATAAATAA
- a CDS encoding ABC transporter permease: MKKIGLFLLGIIAGLAAVLNLGSIVVLAVTGAIALVSYHYWRKSHSMFAKVFWMTVLVISVISSISNVGAFIGIIAVIGIYYVYRKWNDRNVNPNVISDDPFTNFERQWNELTK; encoded by the coding sequence ATGAAGAAAATTGGTTTATTCTTGCTCGGCATTATCGCAGGCCTGGCAGCCGTATTGAATCTTGGATCCATCGTCGTGCTAGCTGTCACAGGGGCAATCGCGCTCGTTAGCTACCACTACTGGAGAAAGAGTCACTCGATGTTCGCGAAAGTATTTTGGATGACAGTCCTGGTTATTAGCGTCATCAGCTCAATTTCAAACGTCGGTGCATTCATCGGTATCATCGCAGTAATTGGAATCTACTACGTATACCGCAAGTGGAACGACCGTAACGTAAACCCGAACGTCATTTCGGATGATCCATTCACAAACTTTGAACGCCAGTGGAACGAACTTACAAAATAA
- a CDS encoding PspA/IM30 family protein — translation MNAFWHRVKYTVQEDLNKWMDKPQRKENPLEMLNQYFLDAQKQTAEIGKLLERQGKLKEELENERQDAELMAMKRRHQLELAEETGEAELITFAQEEVEAYEGRVARLSASIQDATQELLSLERKFEEMKHRVKDMRVRQLQLMGKENVTRAKEKMDRFVKPDQSFSTLDDLHSYIENLGSGRRTTQSHSSMEQRLDSLEKSNAKTQDIV, via the coding sequence ATGAACGCATTTTGGCATAGAGTAAAATATACCGTACAAGAAGATCTCAATAAGTGGATGGACAAGCCACAAAGGAAAGAAAACCCGCTAGAAATGCTCAATCAATATTTTCTGGATGCGCAAAAGCAGACTGCGGAAATTGGTAAGTTGTTGGAACGTCAAGGGAAACTGAAAGAGGAATTGGAAAATGAACGTCAGGATGCAGAGTTAATGGCGATGAAGCGTCGTCATCAATTAGAACTTGCTGAGGAGACGGGAGAAGCTGAATTAATTACGTTTGCGCAAGAAGAAGTGGAAGCGTATGAAGGACGGGTAGCGCGTTTATCGGCAAGCATTCAAGATGCTACACAAGAATTGCTTTCATTGGAACGGAAATTCGAAGAGATGAAGCACCGTGTGAAGGACATGCGTGTTCGTCAACTGCAATTGATGGGCAAAGAGAACGTTACGCGTGCGAAGGAAAAGATGGATCGTTTTGTTAAGCCGGATCAATCATTTTCCACACTCGATGACTTGCATTCATACATCGAAAACCTGGGTAGTGGCAGAAGAACGACGCAATCCCACTCATCGATGGAACAACGATTAGATTCATTAGAGAAATCTAACGCAAAAACTCAAGATATTGTGTAA